The genomic window ATAACTTACTCTAACAAACCTCTTTTaaccatttttttttttgtcttttttcccaaaattaatattatttactAGTTTAGGTATAACGCGGTGGTTGGGCTAACATGCAATCCGTTAAGATACCTTATTTTATCAAACTCGCCTGATCACTTTGAActttgaagaagaaagaaataaaatgtAGCATCCAAAGCCAACAAAAACCAACCTCTCAACATGGAATAAGTAACATGTACATGCCAACCTCCTGAATAATTTATAGAACCCTAGTACAAATTACAAAAGACATATCTTGATATTGTCATAAACAAAAGCCCAACAACCACACTCCCAACTTCCAATTCTTTACAGATAGTCACATTAATTGATCAGACACACAACTTGTACCAAAATGAAAACAACTCATCATGCATGTCAAGTGTCAACCCCCCAAGTTGTAGTCTCCTCCTTGCTGATATAAATTATACATTCCACCTACTTCCATTTTTCCATCTAGATAATCTCCCCctgcaaaaataaaattaataaatatagtTGGACTTAGCTGAATTGCTATAATAGAATGATAGATTAAAGAGAGGATCATCTATAATACTTTGATGGTTTGGGGGGTGGAATTTGGTTTGATTAAagtttagaattaggattaaaaTAGGTAATTGAGAataaatttggaaaaaaaatttaactaatagttgatggtaaaaaaaataactaactataataaaaatagaaataaaacatATTTCAAATATTAGAgaaaaaattgaatcaaattaaacttattttattgTAGTATAGATCTGCTTTTCTAAATATCCAATGAGTTTCAAAGAATGTGAAGCCACGTACTTGAGTTTGATAGAACATCATCAAAAACAGGCATACGACTAAAATTCCTTAAGGGTCTTAGAGTGCCATCTGATGTGAAAATGGGATCTGATTTGTTGTTCTTGTTTGGATGTTGATTATTTAAATACTGCAACTCAGGGTTTTGAAAGCACAACTTTTCTGGCCTATTAGTAGCAGAAGCATTAGTCATTATGATGGtactatgttgttgttgttgggaaCCAATTAACTCCTCTGGCCTTGTCTTCTTATCCTTAGAATCAACCTCAGCATCTACTTCTGATTCAATAGTAGTAGGTGGCACATTATTTTGAAGCTTCCTCTTTGATCTTGCACGCCTGTTTTGGAACCAATTGTATACATTTGTTTCAGAAATCTGGCCATGGTGGCTAAGTTCAGCAGTGATCTCTTTAATCTTCTCCTTGCTTGGAGTTCCATTTCCTTGATCAAATATCCGCTCAAGAATTTGAAGCTGCAATGGTGTTGGTGTCCACCTCTGCCTAGACGTTATTTTCTGCCCTGCTGATGTCATCAATGAATCGCAGTATATATTTCCCACCCGAACTCCTAATCAAGAAAATTAAACCACAATCACTTTCTTATattaacaaacaaataaaaaattaatcctCTGCACAAACATCTCAGTTAACACATGATTCAGAGAAAGATCACACTTAAAGAGTATAATGTGCACACTCTAAAATAATTATATGTCAGTTTTCACGATATTAACAAATTCGAATACAATAAAGATATTAATCaatatacaataaaaaatattaaagaattatcagaatttattattttttgctatcatttaattattaactcaatttttttaatctaattcTTTTAGTTTCATAATCCAACGACATATTTAATTCTGATGATTTTTTTAACAATTCTGCTAAATTACATATCATAGAAAATCAATAATAGAAGGGAAACTTGTGCTTGGGTAATGATTATTATTGGTTAATGATTATTATTTTGTTAAAGCTCGCATTGGCTTTCGTGTAAATCGACAAAGACCAAATTGGTGAATGGAGAGGGATCAGATATTCAGATTGGTGTTCACTAAAGAGAGAAAATTGGATGATAAACCTAAACCTTAGACTTTGGGTGAAGAAATTATCATCGATTAAATTTGCAGCTGCAATAATCAAACAATTTTCAAGCTTGTTAAAGAGTTGATTGCTGAAGATTGAAACTGAAAATTGAAGCTGGTTTATGTTTGTAGATAATCTATCACAAAAGTAAGATGATTGATGAGagaattaagaaataaaaatatgaaaccTGTAAGATCGTGGTGAGTGGAGAGTGTTCTATGCATCTCAACGAGCTggtcacagagagtggcataaacCGCAATCTGCTTCCTCAGAGTTTCTAACTGTTCATCAGTCATAACCTTCACAAACATCATATTGTTGTTAGTACGATCTGCCTTCTCATTATTCTGTAACTGCTTCTGCCATTCTATCATCTTCACCACCAtccagagagagaaagagaagctgAGAGAAAAGGTTCGTCAGAAAAAAGTGCAAGTGGCACCAAAAACCAACAAAAAGGTacgagaaagaaagaaagagacaaaaggcGCAAACATGAAACGTTTACAAACACGATCCTCTATTCCTTTTTACGCTGTGCGGCATGTGACTCACTTCGATCATCTCATTCAAAATATTCAAAAAATGAAATGGACACCCATGTGATGTGCCCAAAATTCTTCTTCTATTGCAATCATTTTCTGTTTATGCCGTAAGCGCCTCAAATTCATAATTTAATGGTGCAAGGATAAGTCATTACTCATTAGTAAGGGTGTACATGGGCTGGGTCACATCGGGTTTGACTTAACCTAGACTTGTTCCGAAATATAGACTAGGTCCATAACTCGATTTTAGACTTAATGAAACTTACGTACCTTTGGGCTGGGTGAAAACCGAGTTTTTAACATGTAAGAATCATCTAATTTTcaaccattatttcacaattTACATAGTAAAAttgacttaaaaaaatataataaaaaccaaTCCTTCTCTAAAATTAtagtataaccataatcaatactaatattgtctaataataccaaatatttaaatcaatacaaataacacaatattatgcattagtataaagtcttatgcattttaaacataaaacattaacttataatcttataatgactaataacacaaaatattaaggtttacaatatttaaattccacataaaaATAGCCaccatccatcactaataacacaaaatattaattgtgtatgatgactgggtcatcgggtgacccgagctatggtccggacccgacccgaaataatgacaagatttatttttgagacccttacccgatcttaaacccgatgaaatcacactaaattagcccctaaagtgtttaAAGCCGGACCGGATCTTCGAGTCGGGTCGGGCCATGTACACCCCTACTCATTAGATTCAACTTGAACCAAGAGTTTTGTACAACTTTTATGTACACATAACATATAGGGCAATTTACGCAAATAAAATGATTGAAGAAAACGTTTACGCAAATACAACATTGACAATTTTCAGACGCAAATGTAATAAACGCAACTATatataatccgctacaccctgtagcggaaATCAATTGCATGTAATTCGCTAAAGGGTACCGCAAATTACGTTGAGGGCTGCTTTagtcataaaccgctacaccctgtagtGGTTTATCTCAAATGGTGCTACActcataatccgctacaccctctAGCGGATTATGAACAATGTGGATTGATGGGAAGATGCCTATATATACCCAACAAGTTGTGTAGAGTGTCATTCTCATTCATTCATCACTTGAGGAATGGAGAGTGAAGAGAGCTTTTTGGTGTTAGTGCATCattctgaaaaaataaaaaagagtaagAGGCACGGTGTGAAGTTTACAGACAGAGAACCGCTGAGTGTTTTTGTCAGAGAAGAGCAGTATACTGCAAAAGTTGGCCGTGGGTGGCACAAAGTGGGTGAAGAAGCTGTTCTACAAGATCCCTATTGCGGTTGTGTCAACCGGCGTGCAATATGAAACGTTCGTGTTACGAACAGATGAAGATATGCGGGTGTTGTTTCATTGTCGTCGGAGTTTTCCAGAAGTGAGGATATATGAGTTGTTTGCGAAGCTGGAGCATGGGATCGATAGTTCTGGTGCATCCGCTCCAAACCCCCAGTCCACCACGATGGGTGGTGCCTCCACCTCGATGCCCGTCGTTGCACCTGAGTGTTTGTTGGAGTATCGGCCAGCCGGTCTAGTTGGGGCATCTTCCCATCAATCCACATTGTTCATAATCCGCTagagggtgtagcggattatgagTGTAGCACCATTTgagcataaaccgctacagggtgtagcggtttatgactAAAGCAGCCCTCAACGCAATCCACGGTACActgtagcggattacgtgcaATTGATTTTCGCTACAGGGTGTAACGGATTATATATAGTTGCGTTTATTACATTTGCGTCTGAAAATTGCCAATGTTGTATTGCGTAAACGTTTTCTTCAATCATTTTATTTGCGTAAATTGCCCTAACATATACTTATTATTAGAATATATTTAGGACATTGTATATTAGTATAGTATTTAAGTATACCTTTTGttgattttatgtttatttaattttatattaaattaattttattattatgattaaattatattattgatCTTTAAATAGNNNNNNNNNNNNNNNNNNNNNNNNNNNNNNNNNNNNNNNNNNNNNNNNNNNNNNNNNNNNNNNNNNNTATAATATTGAATTGATTAAGTAAATGTATTGGTAAAGAAAATAAGTAAAACTTAAACTCATCATATTATAACAAATAATTACATATAAAgtcattaaatatttttattttatcaaacacatatcTCATATGTatagtttttcaaaattttggaggACCAAGGCTATTACTTGTCTCCTTAATCTCATCTTGCATTTCTCTTTGAACAATATATAACAACAAcaatttgatatttatttttaaattattaccaTAAATTCTAATAAATATATGTCTTTTAGTTAACATTTAACTAATTTgtctttttttcactttttcttaaaaaaaactgTATCTGaacttttttttaatagaaaaagttAGTTTCTTAAAATAAGTGAATACTTATGTATAAATTTAGTGCATATATTTCTTTTTTCATGGGTCATGTTGTGATAAATTTAGTGCATATATATTTGTTAAAATGAATtcttattattaatttataaacTATATTTTTgggtattttgtcccctgttAACAGAAGTTTAAGATGAAAAGATGGCCCTTttttttgagagagagagagagagagagagagagagagagaaggttgTTTTCAATCTTGTTTTTAAAGGCATGTCTTGTGTGCCCAAAATATATAAAATGGCATGTCTCTACTAAAATTGGACACTTACAATTATAAATGGTACTAGAAACAAAACAATTCCCTTGAACATAAGAAAGTGCATGAGTAGAAAATTGGCAAGCAATGAAGCAAACCTTTGTTAGCTACTTTCGGGTGGTACGTAAACCCGATATAATAAGTCACCACACAGTATATTAATATAGGTGAAAAATGTATACAAATATATTTCGAAACAAAAAGGAGATAAAATATACCGTTTAAACTATGAAagtatgaagaaaaaaaaattagtcataGGAGAGTTGATCACGGCGTAAAATCCGGGCACGTCAGCCTGCTTAAATAATAGT from Arachis ipaensis cultivar K30076 chromosome B09, Araip1.1, whole genome shotgun sequence includes these protein-coding regions:
- the LOC107619220 gene encoding WUSCHEL-related homeobox 13 isoform X2, with amino-acid sequence MFAPFMIEWQKQLQNNEKADRTNNNMMFVKVMTDEQLETLRKQIAVYATLCDQLVEMHRTLSTHHDLTGVRVGNIYCDSLMTSAGQKITSRQRWTPTPLQLQILERIFDQGNGTPSKEKIKEITAELSHHGQISETNVYNWFQNRRARSKRKLQNNVPPTTIESEVDAEVDSKDKKTRPEELIGSQQQQHSTIIMTNASATNRPEKLCFQNPELQYLNNQHPNKNNKSDPIFTSDGTLRPLRNFSRMPVFDDVLSNSRGDYLDGKMEVGGMYNLYQQGGDYNLGG
- the LOC107619220 gene encoding WUSCHEL-related homeobox 13 isoform X5: MIEWQKQLQNNEKADRTNNNMMFVKVMTDEQLETLRKQIAVYATLCDQLVEMHRTLSTHHDLTGVRVGNIYCDSLMTSAGQKITSRQRWTPTPLQLQILERIFDQGNGTPSKEKIKEITAELSHHGQISETNVYNWFQNRRARSKRKLQNNVPPTTIESEVDAEVDSKDKKTRPEELIGSQQQQHSTIIMTNASATNRPEKLCFQNPELQYLNNQHPNKNNKSDPIFTSDGTLRPLRNFSRMPVFDDVLSNSRGDYLDGKMEVGGMYNLYQQGGDYNLGG
- the LOC107619220 gene encoding WUSCHEL-related homeobox 13 isoform X4, with the protein product MIEMIEWQKQLQNNEKADRTNNNMMFVKVMTDEQLETLRKQIAVYATLCDQLVEMHRTLSTHHDLTGVRVGNIYCDSLMTSAGQKITSRQRWTPTPLQLQILERIFDQGNGTPSKEKIKEITAELSHHGQISETNVYNWFQNRRARSKRKLQNNVPPTTIESEVDAEVDSKDKKTRPEELIGSQQQQHSTIIMTNASATNRPEKLCFQNPELQYLNNQHPNKNNKSDPIFTSDGTLRPLRNFSRMPVFDDVLSNSRGDYLDGKMEVGGMYNLYQQGGDYNLGG
- the LOC107619220 gene encoding WUSCHEL-related homeobox 13 isoform X3 is translated as MVVKMIEWQKQLQNNEKADRTNNNMMFVKVMTDEQLETLRKQIAVYATLCDQLVEMHRTLSTHHDLTGVRVGNIYCDSLMTSAGQKITSRQRWTPTPLQLQILERIFDQGNGTPSKEKIKEITAELSHHGQISETNVYNWFQNRRARSKRKLQNNVPPTTIESEVDAEVDSKDKKTRPEELIGSQQQQHSTIIMTNASATNRPEKLCFQNPELQYLNNQHPNKNNKSDPIFTSDGTLRPLRNFSRMPVFDDVLSNSRGDYLDGKMEVGGMYNLYQQGGDYNLGG
- the LOC107619220 gene encoding WUSCHEL-related homeobox 13 isoform X1, whose product is MPHSVKRNRGSCFFSFSLWMVVKMIEWQKQLQNNEKADRTNNNMMFVKVMTDEQLETLRKQIAVYATLCDQLVEMHRTLSTHHDLTGVRVGNIYCDSLMTSAGQKITSRQRWTPTPLQLQILERIFDQGNGTPSKEKIKEITAELSHHGQISETNVYNWFQNRRARSKRKLQNNVPPTTIESEVDAEVDSKDKKTRPEELIGSQQQQHSTIIMTNASATNRPEKLCFQNPELQYLNNQHPNKNNKSDPIFTSDGTLRPLRNFSRMPVFDDVLSNSRGDYLDGKMEVGGMYNLYQQGGDYNLGG